From Pseudomonas sp. StFLB209, a single genomic window includes:
- a CDS encoding aldehyde dehydrogenase family protein yields the protein MHTPHYINGQWLTGEGDDVLVVHDPALGQPIAELISASAAQVDQAVAAARLALPGWKATPVAERAAILRQFAGQLTQRREALITLQMRNNGKPRHEAEVDLDDAVATFNYYANLIETQPADRQVELAAPGFTARTRLEPVGVVGLIVPWNFPLVTSAWKLAPALAAGCTVVLKPSEITPLIEQTYGQIAEQLGLPVGVLNIVTGKAATGAALSEHRGLDKLSFTGSNGVGSQVMRSAAAYCRPVTLELGGKSAFIVFDDCDPDQAVDWIVAGICWNAGQMCSATSRLLIQDGIAEALIPRLQAAFAALRVGNPLTEDIDMGPLTSEAQWQKVTEYLAIARNEGLQCLAGGSVPQRAGWFVSPTLYVDVPDSSRLWQEEIFGPVLCTRRFSTEQQAIALANDSRFGLVATVASADLERAERVADALEVGHVWINSVQAVFVETSWGGTKASGIGRELGPWGLAAYQSVKHVTRCL from the coding sequence ATGCACACCCCTCATTACATCAACGGCCAGTGGCTGACCGGCGAGGGCGATGACGTCCTTGTGGTACACGACCCGGCGCTCGGTCAGCCCATCGCCGAGCTGATCTCGGCCAGCGCCGCCCAGGTCGATCAGGCGGTCGCCGCCGCCCGTTTGGCCTTGCCGGGCTGGAAGGCCACGCCGGTTGCCGAGCGCGCCGCCATCCTGCGCCAGTTTGCCGGGCAACTGACTCAGCGCCGTGAAGCCTTGATCACCCTGCAAATGCGCAACAACGGCAAACCCCGGCATGAGGCCGAGGTGGATCTCGACGATGCCGTGGCGACCTTCAACTACTACGCCAACCTGATCGAAACCCAGCCCGCCGACCGCCAGGTCGAGTTGGCGGCACCGGGCTTCACTGCGCGCACCCGCCTGGAGCCGGTGGGTGTGGTGGGCCTGATCGTGCCGTGGAATTTCCCGCTGGTCACCAGCGCCTGGAAGCTCGCCCCGGCCTTGGCGGCGGGCTGCACCGTGGTGCTCAAACCGTCGGAAATCACCCCGTTGATCGAGCAGACCTACGGCCAGATCGCCGAGCAACTTGGCTTGCCCGTCGGCGTTTTGAACATCGTTACCGGCAAGGCCGCCACCGGCGCGGCGCTCAGCGAGCACCGCGGCCTCGACAAGCTGTCGTTCACCGGCAGCAACGGCGTCGGCAGCCAGGTGATGCGCAGCGCTGCTGCTTATTGCCGACCGGTGACCCTGGAACTGGGTGGCAAGTCGGCATTTATCGTGTTCGATGATTGCGACCCGGACCAGGCCGTCGACTGGATCGTTGCAGGGATCTGCTGGAACGCCGGGCAAATGTGTTCGGCCACCTCGCGCTTGTTGATTCAGGACGGCATTGCCGAAGCGTTGATTCCGCGCTTGCAGGCGGCCTTTGCTGCGTTGCGTGTGGGTAACCCGCTGACCGAAGACATCGACATGGGCCCGCTGACCAGCGAGGCGCAATGGCAAAAGGTTACTGAGTATCTGGCGATTGCCCGTAACGAGGGGTTGCAGTGCCTGGCCGGTGGTTCAGTGCCGCAGCGCGCCGGCTGGTTCGTCAGCCCGACGCTGTATGTCGACGTGCCAGACAGCAGCCGCCTGTGGCAGGAAGAAATCTTCGGCCCGGTGTTGTGCACCCGGCGTTTCAGCACCGAACAACAGGCCATTGCCCTGGCCAATGACAGCCGCTTCGGCCTGGTTGCCACGGTGGCCAGCGCAGACCTCGAACGTGCCGAGCGGGTCGCCGATGCGCTGGAAGTGGGGCATGTGTGGATCAACTCGGTCCAGGCGGTGTTTGTCGAAACCTCCTGGGGCGGCACCAAGGCCAGCGGCATCGGCCGCGAGCTGGGGCCGTGGGGGCTGGCAGCGTATCAGTCGGTCAAGCACGTGACCCGTTGCCTGTAG
- a CDS encoding asparaginase has protein sequence MPAVQNLLVLYTGGTIGMQMSADGLAPASGFEARLRAQQAEQPQQVPAWTFRELLPLIDSANMSQSNWLAMVAAIQQGVEQGCDGVLVLHGTDTLAYSAAALSFLLLGLPVPVVLTGSMLPAGADNSDAWPNLFGALQALHDGVPAGVHLYFNGALMHGARVSKLRSDAFDAFQVMPRLRQGEHLAELPASIDYRQPREAVNLLSLPLVPGLRAEHLRALLGSGVQGLLLECYGSGTGPSDNAELLEVLRQAHAQGVVLAAISQCPQGHVEFGVYAAGSQLASAGLVSGGGMTREAALGKLFALIGAGLTQKEVEQLFVLDLCGERSE, from the coding sequence ATGCCCGCCGTGCAAAACCTTCTCGTGCTCTATACCGGTGGCACGATTGGCATGCAGATGAGCGCCGACGGCCTGGCCCCGGCTTCCGGTTTTGAAGCACGCCTGCGTGCCCAGCAGGCTGAGCAACCGCAACAAGTGCCCGCGTGGACCTTCCGCGAGCTGCTACCGCTGATCGACAGCGCCAACATGAGTCAGAGCAACTGGCTGGCGATGGTCGCGGCGATCCAGCAGGGCGTAGAACAAGGGTGCGACGGCGTGCTGGTGCTGCATGGCACCGATACCCTGGCCTACAGCGCAGCGGCGCTGAGTTTCCTGCTGCTGGGCCTGCCAGTGCCAGTGGTACTGACCGGCTCGATGCTGCCGGCCGGCGCTGACAACAGCGATGCCTGGCCCAACCTGTTCGGTGCCCTGCAAGCCCTGCACGACGGTGTGCCAGCGGGCGTGCACTTGTATTTCAATGGTGCGCTGATGCACGGCGCCCGGGTCAGCAAGCTGCGCAGCGATGCCTTCGATGCCTTCCAGGTGATGCCGCGTCTGCGTCAGGGCGAGCACCTGGCCGAGTTGCCAGCGAGCATCGACTACCGCCAGCCGCGCGAAGCGGTCAATCTGCTCAGCCTGCCACTGGTTCCCGGCCTGCGCGCCGAACACCTGCGCGCCCTGCTGGGCAGCGGCGTACAGGGCCTGCTGCTGGAATGCTACGGCAGCGGCACCGGGCCTTCGGACAACGCCGAACTGCTCGAGGTACTGCGTCAGGCGCATGCCCAAGGCGTGGTGCTGGCCGCTATCAGCCAGTGTCCGCAAGGGCATGTGGAGTTTGGTGTGTACGCGGCGGGCAGCCAACTGGCCTCGGCCGGCTTGGTGTCTGGCGGTGGCATGACCCGCGAAGCAGCGCTGGGCAAACTGTTTGCGCTGATTGGCGCGGGGTTGACGCAGAAAGAGGTTGAGCAGTTGTTTGTGCTGGACTTGTGTGGCGAGCGTAGCGAGTGA